The genomic segment CGCTCGGCTATGCTGGCGTGGCGCTGGCCGTGCTGGCGCTGCTGCTGCCCTCCCTGCTCGTCTGGCAGAGCCGCAAACATCATTCAGCGGGCTGGCGGGTTGCGGGCGGAAAGGTGATGCTGGCTGTCGTCTTCCTTTGTGGTCTGAGTATTGTGGCGATTCAGTTTCTGATTAGCGCAGGCGTGCTGCGCGAAGTGGGCTGATTAACGCGCGCGTCCGGTAGAGCAATCCGGACGCGCTTTTCAATATGCATCTTAAAGACTCAACGGCTTGCCGAGATAAAAGCGAGTATGGTTGTTGAGATAATCCGGCGCCACGCCGTAAACCTCATAACCCTGCTTGCGGTAAAATTCGGGTGCCTGAAAGCTAAACGTGTCGACGAATACGCGTTTACAGCCGCGCTTACGCCCCTCATCTTCCGCCATGGCGATGAGCGTAGCGCCCGTCCCCTGCCCCCGCAGCGTTTCATCCACCCACAAGAAATCGATATGCAGGCAGCCCCAGACGCTGCGCCCGGTAAGGCCGCCCACCAGATTTCCCTGCGCATCGTTTACGCGGATAATCACCTCTTGCGCATTCATCGGCATATGGTCTGCGTTATACACATTGACCTGTTTTTTAATTTGCGCTTTCAGCGCCTCGTCGGCTTGATCAGTAAGCAGGTATTCCATCGTCTTCTCCTTGTCTGTTTAAAAAACCATAACGATTTAAGCCAGTGCGCGTAAGCGCTGAAATCTGGCAGGGCACTGGCGAACACGATACGAATGCGATGCGCGAGGCTCAGACGTGGCTTTTGATGACAATAATTGCGATAAAAAAAGCCAGTCCTCATGGACTGGCTTAGCGTGTGACCGGTTGGGCCTTACCTGGCCCTTATTCCGCAATGTACGATTTTCCCCCGAGCGAGTCAGGTGCAGAATGGCTCAACCTGGGGCTGCACTGACCAGGAAAACTCATTGCAGCTAATGGGCAGCACCATGATGGGGTGCGAATTAAAGGTAGCAGCTCACCGCAAATGCGAATACATGATATATAGACCAGTCAGAGTTTATTGCCTGAATGTGACTATGATCATGAGAATGACTTAAGGGAAATGACAGTAACCGGGCGTGAGAGACCCGCATAGGCTTGCGACATACACAGGCGACTACAGATCTTTCCAGTCTGGCAGGTTATGCACGCGTTTACGCCATCGATGAAACGCGGCTGACGCTACGCCCGAGAAAACCCCATACATAAGACTCCGTACAAACGCCTCGGACGGTTGTACGCCATGAGATCTCCAGTCGCAAAACCACATAAATATTCCCCATATAATACCGAAATCAAGCCCCATTATGATGATAACTTGCCACACGGGAGCGAAAGGCAAAGGCGGTATATTAATCCCTAATTTCCATAATCCATGTACCAGGGGTGGAACATAATTACTTAGCCACAGATTTTTACTTTTCATCAAAGCAAGCGCGTGTGCTTTTTTCCGCTCGAAACTCATCATTCTTTCCTTTTATTCCGCACATATCAGGGACGCATCAGGGGTTCTATTCCGATCCACTTTAATGTTGGCTGATAACATAACTTAAATGGTGGGATTGTTATTTTTTGTCCTTCCACTTCAAGTACGCCAGCGTGGATTGTCCATGCTACGTTCGCATCTTTGTTATAAATATTGAAAACGACGTACGCCGAACCGTAATCATCATTGTTAGTGATCCGCGGTACATTACGATGCACTTCATCACTGTTGATGTCATAAGGAGAAGGCCTGGCGTATGCCATGTTATCTTCCGGAAAATCATAGGGGAATGTTGTTGTCCCAAGAAAAATCTCAGGTCGCGCCTGAAGGCGTTTACCGTCGCCCAGATCGATATAAGCCTTACGGGTATCCAGCATGACAGGGACAGGCGGCGTCCCTTTACTTCCCGTACGGGACGGACGTTGCCGGCCTTTATTATAAGCAATCAGCTGCACATAAAATTCAGGCCGTGCTTCTGGGCCTTGCACAAAAGGGATAGTAAAGTTGCCTTGTTTCTCCGGCATATAATTGCCGGGAATAGCGTGATCGTAGAGATAGGTTTCCAGGATAATATCTTGCTTCCCGTTCGGGCTGTCGACATTAAACTCATATTGACGTTTACAGAGATCAATATAGCCCGGTCTTTCTCTTGGATAAGGAATACATCCCACAAGAAGCGTAACGGAAAGCGTGGCCATTACGCCCCATTTAACGTGATGTAGCCGTGACATACTGAAATCCTATAAAAAATTCCCTGAACGTAGCTTATTTGACGTAAGCGTATGTCTTCAAGCTACCAACTTTGAGGCTCTGTTCTGCGCGGCGCCTTTCCCTGCGCCTTCGAATTGCAGCGATGCGCGGACACTCTTTCGAGGCCCGCTGAGCTGCCCAATAGACGGCTGAGGCAGGCGTTAATCACTACGGTCAGGCAGGTTGACGCCAGAAAGCGCAGAAGCACGCTTTGAGCCAGACCTGACAATACTGAAACTCCCGTCAGTTTCCAGCACCACGGCATCGACCTCTTCCAGTTGAGCGATTCCCCCCGCCCGAACCGCCGCGCGAATTTCATCCTGAGTCACACGTGATGCGCGCATTGCCTGTTGAAGAAAATGCCCCTGATAAAACAATAAAGCGGGTTCCCCGGTGACCAGTTTGCGAAACCAGCTCACCCTGACGCTTGTCCAGGTCACCGTATATTGAAGCGCTATCAATAGCGTGAACGCGAGCGTCCCCTGAGCAAGGGATACATTACGGTTAAGCAGAACCGTTGCATATGTCGATCCCAGCGCGACGGTGATAACCAGATCAAAGGCATTCATTTTGGAGAGTGTCCGGCGGCCAGACAAACGGAGCAAAATGATGAGATTAATGTAAGCGAGTACGCCAATGATGAGCGTGCGAGCCAGGGCAGAACCGCTATCGAAGAACATCTCTGTCACTAAATCTCTCCTCTTTTATATCGGTGGATATTGATATCCGGCCTCAGGCACACGTTGCCTGTCTTCCAGCCAGCTGCCGCGTTTAAAAACCAAGGGTAAGTCACAAAATCAGTATTGTCAGAAAATCTGTCTTTTTTGTGGCATCCACATGGGTTTTGCATTTAACCTGTTGATATATCAATTCCATATCACTGCCGCTTTGCTATTTTCACCTTCCCGCGAGCCCCTCAAGAAATATATTCCTTAGTCATTCCCGCCTGCCAGTCAGGCTTACTTATTGATTTGTTTATTAATATACAAAAAATAGAAACATTTTTCTGGCGACATAAAGATTTAGCTTTGGGCGTCGATAAAAGAGGAAGATTCATTTTCGCCACACCAGGGATTTCTCATGACCATTTTAAAGAAACTATCGATTATCTTCGGCTTTACGCTCGTTGCGCTACTAATGCTTGGAATATTAAGCATAAATTCTCTGTATCATGCGCAAGATCGCTTTGATTATGTCGCAACTAACTCACTGCCGAGCATCCATAAAATCGGCGAAATATCTCAAAATCGTGAGGAAGCGAGACGGCAAATACTGATGGGCCTGCTCGCAACGAACAAAACCGCGTTTGAAAAGCATATGACTAATGCTCGCGACTTTTTAAGCAAGGCGCAGGAGGGATTAAATTATTATAAATCCCATCTGACATCAGATGAGAAAGATACGCAGGCAATAAATTCCACGCTTCAAAGTTTCAACGTCTATCTGGAGAAAGTTAATAAGACCGTTGATATTTATAATACGCAGGGTGTTGATGCTGCCAGGATCATGGTTGCCGATGGGGGAGAAACAGCTACAGCCTCGGTGGCCTTGAGCGATAGCATTAAAAAAATGCTTGCTTATAACTATGAAATTGCAACCAATTTTGCCCAGGAGAATAACAAACAGTACCTGAGTACTTTTTGGCTGCTGATTGGCATAATTTGTACCGCGGTGGTGATTACCGCACTGTCGTCTTACAGCATTCTTAATTACCTGAAAAACGGCCTGAATACTTTGCAAGGCAGCATGAAACATATCGGTGAACATCTGGATTTAACGCAGCGTGTTGATCTTGATAAAAAAGATGAACTGGGGTCAACGGCTACGAGCTTTAATCACCTGCTGTCTAAACTACACGAAGTCCTGTCCGGCGTTAAAGCGGCCAGCGCAGAAGTGGATACCGCGGCCAGTGAAATTGCGCTAAGTAATGATGACCTCTCATCACGTACAGAATCCCATGCCTCTTCTCTGGAAGAGACTGCGGCAAGCATGAATGAGTTGTCTGCGACAGTGAAACAGAACCTGGATAATGCGAAAGAAGCTAATCACTTCATTAGTCAGGTTCAGTCAATCGTACACGACGGTAACCGTGAGCTCAGCACACTGCAAAACTCCATTAATGACATATCGGCCTCGTCTAATAAGATTGCCGAAATAACCAATATTATTGATGGCATCGCATTTCAAACCAATATACTCGCCCTTAACGCTGCCGTTGAAGCTGCACGCGCAGGCGAACAAGGCAAAGGCTTTGCGGTTGTAGCAGGCGAAGTGCGTTCTTTATCACAGCGCTCGTCCGTTGCCGCAAGAGATATCAGAACGCTTATTGAAGAAGCCATCCAGAACGTTGAAAAAGGCGTTGTGTCCGCCGCCAATGTCACATCACGTATGGATCAGGCCCTGCATGTGGTTGATGAAACGACCCAACTGATTAATCAGGTGAATAATTCATCAAAAGAACAAAGCTACGGCATTGAGCAGGTGAATATCGCGGTAAATAACATGGAAGGTAACCTGCAGCAAAACGCCTCGATGGTAGAGCAAATGGCCTCTGCAGCAAATTCTCTTAGCCAGCAGGCGGCAAAACTCCTGAGTGGGGTAAGCTCGTTTAAGCTTTAAGTAAATCGACTTCAAAGGGCCAGAAATGTCGCATCAGTCATGCGCGTTGCTGGCCCTCTCACGTCGGCACAACAGGTTATTACAAACGGATAGCACGCCCGACGATCATAAATCAGCTTTTCCGGTGCCAGGCCTCTCGCTATTCCTGCCAGGCGCATGTACTTTCCGGCTGTGTAGGGCTTTATCTCATCAGGCAGCCCGTGCCTGCAGTGAAAAAAGAAAGATTGGTCAGGCTCCAGAGAGCGCCGCCTGTTTTAATCAGAACAGGTTTTAATGAGAGAAGTCGTCCATCGCTTATGCTGCTAAAGGCACTCCCCCTGCTTCGGCAAAAATTCACCTCCTGAATGAGCGAAATCCCTGCCAGAACGCGCCGATAACGTCTTATATTTTGCGTGTGCAAAAGCCAACGATGACCTGTAACGCTTTTAAAGTGCTCTTTTTTTGCGCTATCGGTGTTGTTTGGCCGAAATTTTGACATTGATTCCCTTGCCAGCACTGATACAGCCAGTAGTCTGTCTTATTAGGCTTTTGGGCGAGAGCGGTGATATGGCTTACGTGATTAACGATACCGCAGCATTGTGGTACCAATGCCCCTATTTACGTAATAGTGATGTTGGTACTTCGCCGCTTTTTGAAATCATCAAATTCGAACGAATAACAGAGGAAGTGTCAGGTGAAGAACCTACATGTTGTTACGCTCATGGCTGGCGTAATCATGCTTTCGGGATGTTCCGCTTTTCAGAAGCATCATGGTATTAACTGGGGCGATGGCCCATGCCCTGCTCCTGCTAAAGATGAACGTGGTAGCAACGGTGCACTGAAAATTGAAGATGGTCGGACGCTGAAATGCCAGGTAAGACCTTTCGTTAGTAATATGGCTTGTCAGGGCATCACTGACAAAACGAATGCTGATGGTGTGGTTTGTCAGAATGGTCTCGGCGAAACCGCCTTTTTCCTGTTTGATGATAAAGGTGTGCTGGAAAAGCACAGGTTTATTAAATGATTTGCCACCCATAAACCGTCGACCCGCTGTCGTAATGGCCAGTTAACACACGGTTTTGTTATGTAGTGCTGCAGGCCAGTAATCATGCCCGCGCTAGTTTAGATTGTTTCCAGGGATGAAATAATCCCGTTCAGCGACGGCAGTAAGTCGGGAGCGGGCAGTTTCACCTTGGAGGTACACATCCAGATATGGAGCTTATACGGCACAATGGTGTGTTCGCCGCTGATGACGGTTCAGCCCGCCATGATAGGGCGCGAGGGTGCATCTTATTAACTGACTGCGCAACTGAGGCTGGTTACTGGAACTCGCAAGAGAAGCGTGAACACATATAGCGCGTTATTTTAGATTGCGCTGGTGCCGTTAGCCGGTGAGCAGTAAAAGCAGTTTGAGAGACCATTAGAAAATAAAAAACCACCCGAAGGTGGTTTGCACGACACTGCTTATTGCTTTGATTATTCTTGTGTTTCCCATGGTGCCCGGGGCGGGACTTGAACCCGCACAGCGCGAACGCCGAGGGATTTTAAATCCCTTGTGTCTACCGATTTCACCACCCGGGCTCGGGAAGAAAGTGGAGGCGCGTTCCGGAGTCGAACCGGACTAGGCGGATTTGCAATCCGCTACATAACCGCTTTGTTAACGCGCCAGAATTGCGTTGCCTTTTCAGGCAGGTATCAGACAGTGAATCTAATACCAAAATTTGGAGCGGGAAACGAGACTCGAACTCGCGACCCCGACCTTGGCAAGGTCGTGCTCTACCAACTGAGCTATTCCCGCTTATCGAAGTAATTTAAGCTAACCGCTCGAATCTAATTACTTGATTTATTTACCGTCCGGCGAATCGTGCCGCCGTTCGATGCGTTGCATTCTACTTACCTGACGCAATGAGTCAACGAAATTTTCAGGCAACATGATTCGTTTGCTGAATTTTGCGCCGGATAGATCAACGTTCGAGCAAATCCCCACGGGCAGCGTTCAAATACTGGAACATCGACCAGAACGTCAACACGGCGGCGACGAAAAAGAGCGCAATGCCTGCGTACTCGATCCACATGTTCGGACGCCACAGTAAACCAATGAGTGCCAGCATTTGCGCCGTCGTCTTCACTTTACCAATCCAGGAAACCGCCACGCTGCTGCGCTTACCAAGCTCAGCCATCCACTCACGCAACGCGGAGATGATAATTTCGCGCGCAATCATAGTGGCCGCGGGCAGCGTAATCCACCAACTGTGGTAGTGTTCTGCCACCAGTACCATGGCAATACCTACCATCACTTTATCTGCCACCGGGTCGAGAAACGCACCGAAGCGGGTACTTTGATTCCAGCGACGCGCAAGAAAACCGTCAAACCAGTCGGTGATCGCCGCGAGGCAGAAAATGAGAGCGCACAGGAAAGGAGCCCAGTGAAAAGGCAGATAGAACGCCAGCACGAAAAACGGGATCAGAATGACACGAAACAGCGTCAGCAATGTAGGGATATTAAATCGCATAGTGCAGGTAACTATCTGTCATAATTTGAGATTACCGCTATGTTGCTACATAGCCCTTAATGTTTCAACGAGTAGTAGATCTTTTCTGCCAGCGCTTGC from the Cronobacter condimenti 1330 genome contains:
- a CDS encoding DUF6404 family protein; this translates as MMSFERKKAHALALMKSKNLWLSNYVPPLVHGLWKLGINIPPLPFAPVWQVIIIMGLDFGIIWGIFMWFCDWRSHGVQPSEAFVRSLMYGVFSGVASAAFHRWRKRVHNLPDWKDL
- a CDS encoding DUF421 domain-containing protein → MFFDSGSALARTLIIGVLAYINLIILLRLSGRRTLSKMNAFDLVITVALGSTYATVLLNRNVSLAQGTLAFTLLIALQYTVTWTSVRVSWFRKLVTGEPALLFYQGHFLQQAMRASRVTQDEIRAAVRAGGIAQLEEVDAVVLETDGSFSIVRSGSKRASALSGVNLPDRSD
- a CDS encoding methyl-accepting chemotaxis protein is translated as MTILKKLSIIFGFTLVALLMLGILSINSLYHAQDRFDYVATNSLPSIHKIGEISQNREEARRQILMGLLATNKTAFEKHMTNARDFLSKAQEGLNYYKSHLTSDEKDTQAINSTLQSFNVYLEKVNKTVDIYNTQGVDAARIMVADGGETATASVALSDSIKKMLAYNYEIATNFAQENNKQYLSTFWLLIGIICTAVVITALSSYSILNYLKNGLNTLQGSMKHIGEHLDLTQRVDLDKKDELGSTATSFNHLLSKLHEVLSGVKAASAEVDTAASEIALSNDDLSSRTESHASSLEETAASMNELSATVKQNLDNAKEANHFISQVQSIVHDGNRELSTLQNSINDISASSNKIAEITNIIDGIAFQTNILALNAAVEAARAGEQGKGFAVVAGEVRSLSQRSSVAARDIRTLIEEAIQNVEKGVVSAANVTSRMDQALHVVDETTQLINQVNNSSKEQSYGIEQVNIAVNNMEGNLQQNASMVEQMASAANSLSQQAAKLLSGVSSFKL
- a CDS encoding GNAT family N-acetyltransferase gives rise to the protein MEYLLTDQADEALKAQIKKQVNVYNADHMPMNAQEVIIRVNDAQGNLVGGLTGRSVWGCLHIDFLWVDETLRGQGTGATLIAMAEDEGRKRGCKRVFVDTFSFQAPEFYRKQGYEVYGVAPDYLNNHTRFYLGKPLSL
- the pgsA gene encoding CDP-diacylglycerol--glycerol-3-phosphate 3-phosphatidyltransferase, whose translation is MRFNIPTLLTLFRVILIPFFVLAFYLPFHWAPFLCALIFCLAAITDWFDGFLARRWNQSTRFGAFLDPVADKVMVGIAMVLVAEHYHSWWITLPAATMIAREIIISALREWMAELGKRSSVAVSWIGKVKTTAQMLALIGLLWRPNMWIEYAGIALFFVAAVLTFWSMFQYLNAARGDLLER